From one Rhopalosiphum padi isolate XX-2018 chromosome 2, ASM2088224v1, whole genome shotgun sequence genomic stretch:
- the LOC132921593 gene encoding uncharacterized protein LOC132921593, giving the protein MSTIIRVQEKSVSTDPEQLDDLDHEDYRVHHILAALVNRKVISIKADICEAKLKWRIQPKLLVQRLAEKNSKNKRKLGRRRKGRCMHSCQKHHHHHHHHHHQHRHDLDHQLFHHHHHHCDGIVRQEEPVQVEEWPQTQRPAVPYLGGHILTAALQRSTAGMSEENRHYIETQNPKTRLKKKIRRTRFGEDKHNIMRPHPVPTIHPDDLPQRARWTIIITAGLLLITCMLLVGVTLRMAPVIDELVRNKNEELMNSLDREEFGPSDNNTEYMYR; this is encoded by the exons ATGAGTACGATTATTCGGGTACAGGAGAAGTCAGTTTCCACAGACCCCGAGCAATTGGACGAT CTAGACCACGAAGACTACCGGGTGCATCACATCCTGGCGGCACTAGTCAACCGAAAAGTCATATCCATCAAGGCGGATATTTGTGAGGCCAAACTCAAATGGAGAATACAGCCAAAGTTATTGGTGCAAAGATTGGCagagaaaaattcaaaaaacaaaCGCAAACTTGG caGACGCCGAAAGGGTCGCTGCATGCATTCATGTCAAAAACACcatcaccaccatcaccaccatcaTCATCAGCATCGACATGATCTAGATCACCAATTATTTCACCATCATCACCACCATTGTGATGGGATCGTTAGACAAGAAGAACCTGTCCAAGTTGAAGAATGGCCTCAGACTCAGAGACCTGCTGTACCCTATTTAGGTGGACACATCCTTACCGCCGCATTGCAAAG atCCACTGCTGGGATGTCAGAAGAAAATCGTCATTATATAGAGACTCAAAACCCAAAGACtcggttgaaaaaaaaaatccggaGAACGAGATTCGGAgaagataaacataatataatgagacCTCATCCCGTACCTACTATACATCCAGACGACTTACCTCAAAGAGCGAGATGGACAATCATCATCACCGCCGGACTGTTACTCATCACTTGTATGCTGTTGGTAGGCGTAACACTAAGAATGGCACCCGTAATTGACGAACTCG TTAGAAATAAAAACGAAGAGTTAATGAATTCACTAGATCGAGAAGAATTTGGACCATCAGACAATAACACTGAATACATGTATAGGTAA
- the LOC132921592 gene encoding alkylglycerol monooxygenase-like yields the protein MNFETANTTILLWDMFYLGNPHRHMYKDIKHLPHIYAQAWPYFLTLLVLENGLRLWQRKKILRLNDSITSMSHAILQECAKLFYRGSEHCLYFWIYNNYKICELPWNSIAFWYFSAIAVDFCYYWMHRASHEIHIFWAQHQVHHSSEEFNVTVGVRQSVFQSLVGIVCYAPLALFVPPVLLMVHQQLSLLYQIWIHTETISTIGPLDYVLNTPAYHRVHHGSNLYCLDKNYGGVLIIWDRIFGTFQDFYPDKPITYGLVYQKNAFNPLSLQFFYNLNLYYKWNSMSGWKNKLRSVIKGPSWVPGLSWTGHDGRRASVAGRRKKYDVKISYALKSYLLVHFIAVVNGYFTLTTIPHSEINFTCMAISTFYVVWSLTSIGLMFEKSSWSKCFECSRCLTMFVHLIYLEPQSFLSALTVVIYQLLMGTSIVIWTITCLIR from the exons atgaattttgaaaCTGCCAATACAACGATTTTACTATGGGACATGTTCTACTTGGGTAATCCTCATCGACATATGTACAAGGACATCAAACACTTACCACATATATACGCACAG GCTTGGCCATATTTCTTGACTTTATTGGTGTTAGAAAATGGATTGCGGCTAtggcaaagaaaaaaaatacttagactTAACGACAGCATTACCTCGATGAGTCATGCCATCTTGCAAGAGTGTgccaa ACTGTTTTATAGAGGATCAGAACATTGTTTATACTTTTggatttataacaattataaaatttgtgaaCTACCTTGGAATTCTATAGCTTTCTGGTATTTTTCGGCGATTGCGgttgatttttgttattattggaTGCACAGAGCCAGTCATG aaattcatattttttgggCTCAACATCAGGTTCACCACAGTTCTGAGGAATTTAATGTTACTGTTGGAGTAAGACAATCGGTATTTCAAAGTTTAGTGGGAATT GTGTGCTATGCTCCTTTGGCTTTATTTGTTCCACCAGTCTTGTTAATGGTGCATCAACAGTTGAGTCTCTTGTACCAGATTTGGATCCATACCGAAACAATATCAACTATTGGGCCATTGGACTATGTTTTAAACACTCCGGCATACCACAGGGTGCATCACG gaaGCAATTTATACTGTTTGGATAAGAACTATGGAGGTGTTTTAATTATATGGGACAGAATATTCGGAACGTTTCAAGACTTTTATCCGGACAAACCTATTACGTATGGTTTAGTATATcagaaaaatgcatttaatccTCTATCCTTGCAA tttttctacaatttaaatttatattataaatggaatAGTATGAGTGGTTGGAAGAACAAATTAAGGTCGGTCATCAAGGGACCAAGCTGGGTACCAGGCCTGTCATGGACTGGTCACGACGGAAGGCGTGCTAGT GTTGCAGGacgtagaaaaaaatatgacgtGAAGATATCTTATGCACTTAAGTCATATTTACTGGTTCATTTCATTGCAGTTGTCAATGGATATTTTACGTTAACAACAATTCCTCATTCT gaaattaattttacgtgCATGGCAATTTCTACGTTTTATGTTGTCTGGTCATTGACGAGCATAGGCTTGATGTTCGAAAAGTCATCGTGGTCAAAATGCTTTGAATGTTCAAGATGCTTAACCATGTTCGTTCATCTAATATATTTGGAACCTCAATCGTTTTTGAGCGCATTAACTGTCGTCATATATCAATTGTTAATGGGCACTTCGATTGTTATTTGGACTATTACATGTTTAATACGTTAA